Sequence from the Luteibacter aegosomaticola genome:
CCTGATCGCCGGAGAAGACTCCGGCGATCAGCTCGGCGCCGATCTCCTCGATGCCCTGCGCGCCCGCTACCCGCACGCCCGTTTCGTCGGTATCGGTGGCCGCCGCATGATGGCGCGCGGTTTCGAGTCGTGGTTCGACATCCGCGAGTTGTCCGTCATGGGCTTCGCTGAGGTCGTGAAGCATCTGCCGCGCCTGCTCAAGCTGCGCAAGGCACTTGTCCAGCGCCTGCTGGCCACACGGCCCGATGTCACCATCGGCATCGATGCACCCGATTTCAACCTGGGCGTGGAGCGCAAGCTGAAGGCGGCCGGGTTGCGCACCGTGCATTACGTTAGCCCGTCCGTGTGGGCCTGGCGCGAGAAGCGCGCGGAAAAAATCGGCCAGTCGGCGGATCGCGTGCTCTGCCTGTTCCCGATGGAACCGCCGATTTACGCGAAGCACGGCGTCGACGCCCGCTTCGTTGGCCATCCGCTGGCGGATACGTTCCCGATGGTGTCCGACCGCGCTGGCGCACGCGATGCGCTGGGGCTGCCGCATAACGCGCCGGTCCTGGCTGTCCTGCCGGGCAGCCGACCCAGCGAGATTGAGCGCATTGGCGCCATCTTCATCGAGGCGGCCAGACAGGTGGCGGCCGCCATGCCCGAACTTCGCATCGTGGTGCCCGCCGCCAACGAACGCGTGCACGCGCGACTTGGCGAGCTGCTGAAAGGCTTCCCCGGTACCCCGCCGCTGCTCACCGATGGGCATTCGCATGAG
This genomic interval carries:
- the lpxB gene encoding lipid-A-disaccharide synthase, translating into MADAPVIALIAGEDSGDQLGADLLDALRARYPHARFVGIGGRRMMARGFESWFDIRELSVMGFAEVVKHLPRLLKLRKALVQRLLATRPDVTIGIDAPDFNLGVERKLKAAGLRTVHYVSPSVWAWREKRAEKIGQSADRVLCLFPMEPPIYAKHGVDARFVGHPLADTFPMVSDRAGARDALGLPHNAPVLAVLPGSRPSEIERIGAIFIEAARQVAAAMPELRIVVPAANERVHARLGELLKGFPGTPPLLTDGHSHEAMLAADTVLLASGTATLEAMLAKRPMVVGYRVSPTSYRIARVLKMLKTDVYSLPNILARACGLGRNLLVPEYMQDDCTPANLASATLEMLGDSERRGAIVAAFEFLHQELRGGLEGHAADHAADAIADFVTTPAAAVAAAPAQS